In Tsuneonella dongtanensis, a single window of DNA contains:
- a CDS encoding DUF411 domain-containing protein, giving the protein MSGHLHRWRRALAPVAIAFLAACTGAAQAAPYVMFRDPGCGCCKEWAAHAREGLSHEVQMREDVPMGAVKAQYGVPADLASCHTTIIDGYVIEGHVPAREIERLLRERPAGITGLAVAGMPVGSPGMEMDGRVQPYEVIAFGAKGRTIYARYP; this is encoded by the coding sequence ATGAGTGGACATCTTCATCGCTGGCGGCGCGCACTCGCGCCGGTTGCCATAGCTTTCCTGGCTGCCTGCACCGGAGCCGCCCAGGCCGCCCCCTACGTCATGTTCCGCGATCCCGGCTGCGGCTGTTGCAAGGAATGGGCCGCCCACGCGCGAGAGGGGCTGTCGCACGAAGTCCAGATGCGCGAGGACGTTCCGATGGGTGCGGTGAAGGCGCAGTACGGCGTGCCGGCCGATCTCGCGTCGTGCCATACCACCATAATCGACGGCTACGTGATCGAGGGTCACGTTCCCGCGCGTGAGATCGAACGACTCCTGCGCGAACGGCCGGCGGGAATAACCGGGCTTGCGGTTGCGGGAATGCCGGTCGGCTCGCCGGGCATGGAGATGGACGGGCGCGTGCAACCGTACGAAGTGATCGCATTCGGCGCCAAGGGGCGGACGATCTACGCCCGCTACCCCTGA
- a CDS encoding alpha-ketoacid dehydrogenase subunit beta — MNMIEAINDALDIMLSHDPTVVIMGEDVGYFGGVFRATAHLQEKHGKNRVFDTPISECGIIGAAVGMGAYGLRPVPEIQFADYIYPGMDQLISEAARLRYRSAGEFIAPLTVRSPFGGGIFGGQTHSQSPESLFTHVAGLKTVIPSTPYDAKGLLIAAIEDNDPVIFFEPKRIYNGPFSGYYDKPVEPWKNHPDSKVPEGYFSIPLGKARTVREGDTLTILAYGTMVHVVSAVAKEKGVDAEIIDLRTLVPLDIEAIEASVEKTGRCLIVHEATRTSGFGAELSALVQERCFYHLEAPIERVTGFDTPYPHSLEWAYFPGPVRIGEAIDKILEA, encoded by the coding sequence ATGAACATGATCGAGGCGATCAACGACGCGCTCGACATCATGCTCAGCCACGATCCCACCGTCGTCATCATGGGCGAGGACGTGGGCTATTTCGGCGGCGTGTTCCGCGCGACCGCGCACCTGCAGGAAAAGCACGGGAAGAACCGCGTCTTCGACACGCCGATTTCCGAATGCGGGATCATCGGTGCGGCCGTCGGAATGGGTGCATACGGCTTGCGCCCGGTCCCCGAGATCCAGTTCGCCGATTACATCTATCCGGGCATGGACCAGCTGATCAGCGAGGCGGCGCGGCTGCGCTATCGCTCGGCGGGCGAATTCATCGCCCCGCTCACCGTCCGCTCGCCGTTCGGCGGGGGCATCTTCGGCGGGCAGACCCACAGCCAGAGCCCCGAATCGCTGTTCACGCACGTCGCGGGCCTGAAGACCGTGATCCCGTCGACGCCGTATGACGCCAAGGGCCTGCTGATTGCCGCCATCGAGGACAATGATCCGGTGATCTTCTTCGAGCCCAAGCGGATCTACAACGGACCGTTCAGCGGATACTACGACAAGCCGGTCGAGCCGTGGAAGAACCACCCGGACAGCAAGGTGCCCGAAGGCTATTTCTCGATCCCGCTCGGCAAGGCGCGCACCGTGCGCGAAGGCGACACGCTGACGATCCTTGCCTATGGCACGATGGTCCACGTCGTGTCTGCGGTGGCCAAGGAGAAGGGCGTCGATGCCGAGATCATCGACCTGCGCACGCTCGTGCCGCTCGACATCGAGGCGATCGAGGCCTCGGTCGAAAAGACCGGCCGCTGCCTGATCGTCCACGAGGCGACGCGGACGAGCGGCTTCGGCGCGGAGCTGTCGGCGCTCGTGCAGGAACGCTGCTTCTACCACCTCGAAGCGCCGATCGAACGCGTGACCGGCTTCGACACCCCCTATCCCCACAGCCTCGAATGGGCCTATTTCCCAGGTCCGGTCCGCATCGGCGAGGCCATCGACAAGATCCTGGAGGCCTGA
- a CDS encoding 3-methyl-2-oxobutanoate dehydrogenase (2-methylpropanoyl-transferring) subunit alpha, with translation MADKMSGTGRAGHNRPALAFHVPEPKFRPGDAVDFSDLEISEPGAQPRPDEGCAPIDTAPLANDLIRVLGDDNAAHGPWDPKLDPDTLRRMLRTMALTRAFDERMYRGQRQGKTSFYMKCTGEEATSVAAAMALAGDDMVFPSYRQQGILIARGYPLVEMINQIYSNRGDKLKGRQLPIMYSSRPHSFFTISGNLATQTPQAVGWAMASAMRGDSRIAATWVGEGSTAEGDFHAACLFATVYNAPVILNVINNQWAISSFSGFAGGERATFAARGVGYGIASLRVDGNDALAVYAATQWAADRARSNAGPTLIEHFTYRAEGHSTSDDPSQYRSAHERSEWPLGDPIMRLKNHLIHLGEWDEGRQEALDLECAEQVKAATKDAEKNGVLGHGMHHPFHTMFEDVFEELPWHLEEQAAQAIRERKIKWPQA, from the coding sequence ATGGCCGACAAAATGAGCGGTACGGGACGGGCAGGGCACAACCGCCCGGCGCTGGCCTTCCATGTGCCCGAACCCAAGTTCCGGCCCGGCGACGCGGTCGATTTCTCCGATCTCGAGATCAGCGAACCCGGCGCGCAGCCGCGACCGGACGAGGGCTGCGCCCCGATCGACACCGCGCCGCTCGCCAACGACCTGATCCGCGTGCTGGGCGACGATAACGCCGCGCATGGCCCGTGGGACCCCAAGCTCGATCCCGATACGCTTCGCCGGATGCTCCGCACCATGGCGCTGACCCGCGCCTTCGATGAGCGGATGTATCGCGGCCAGCGCCAAGGCAAGACCAGCTTCTACATGAAGTGCACCGGCGAGGAGGCGACCAGCGTCGCCGCCGCGATGGCGCTGGCGGGCGACGACATGGTGTTCCCCAGCTATCGCCAGCAGGGCATCCTGATCGCGCGCGGCTATCCGCTGGTCGAGATGATCAACCAGATCTACTCGAACCGCGGCGACAAGCTGAAAGGCCGCCAGCTTCCGATCATGTATTCGAGCCGCCCGCACAGCTTCTTCACGATCAGCGGCAACCTCGCCACGCAGACGCCGCAGGCGGTGGGCTGGGCGATGGCGAGCGCGATGCGCGGCGACAGCCGGATCGCTGCGACCTGGGTGGGAGAGGGCAGCACCGCGGAAGGCGACTTCCACGCAGCCTGCCTGTTCGCGACGGTCTACAACGCGCCGGTGATCCTCAACGTCATCAACAACCAGTGGGCCATCTCGAGCTTCAGCGGATTTGCCGGGGGCGAGCGGGCGACCTTCGCCGCGCGCGGTGTCGGCTACGGCATCGCCAGCCTGCGGGTCGACGGAAACGATGCGCTGGCCGTCTATGCCGCGACCCAGTGGGCGGCCGACCGCGCCCGGTCGAACGCCGGTCCCACGCTGATCGAGCACTTTACCTATCGCGCCGAAGGGCATTCGACCTCCGACGACCCGAGCCAGTACCGCAGCGCGCATGAGCGCAGTGAATGGCCGCTCGGCGATCCGATCATGCGCCTGAAGAACCACCTCATCCACCTCGGCGAATGGGACGAGGGACGGCAGGAAGCGCTCGATCTCGAATGTGCCGAGCAGGTCAAGGCCGCGACCAAGGACGCCGAGAAGAACGGCGTGCTCGGCCACGGCATGCATCACCCGTTCCACACCATGTTCGAAGATGTGTTCGAGGAACTGCCCTGGCACCTCGAGGAACAGGCCGCGCAGGCAATCCGCGAAAGGAAGATCAAGTGGCCACAAGCCTGA
- a CDS encoding 5-formyltetrahydrofolate cyclo-ligase: MTVTIESKAALRRRMRAERLAHAEALPNQVRALVFHRPPRPVLEMVPGDGAIGLYHAVVGEAFASGYTKFFIEQGRTVALPWFADKAAPMRFRVHSDPFGCTDLEQGPFGPQPATEAEEVVPFVVFAPLVAFAPDGRRLGQGGGHYDRWLSANPHALAIGLAWDMQEVANLPNEPHDRPLAAIVTPTRVIGPFA, from the coding sequence ATGACCGTGACGATCGAGAGCAAGGCCGCCCTGAGACGGCGCATGCGTGCCGAGCGGCTCGCTCACGCGGAAGCGCTGCCGAATCAGGTTCGCGCGTTGGTGTTCCACCGCCCGCCGCGGCCGGTGCTGGAAATGGTGCCGGGCGACGGCGCGATCGGGCTCTATCACGCTGTTGTCGGCGAAGCCTTCGCGAGCGGCTACACGAAATTCTTCATCGAACAGGGGCGCACGGTGGCCTTGCCGTGGTTCGCCGACAAAGCGGCGCCCATGCGTTTCCGCGTGCACAGCGATCCGTTTGGCTGCACCGATCTCGAGCAGGGCCCGTTCGGTCCGCAACCTGCCACGGAGGCCGAGGAAGTCGTGCCGTTCGTGGTCTTCGCGCCGCTTGTCGCCTTTGCGCCGGACGGGCGGCGACTCGGTCAGGGCGGTGGGCACTATGACAGGTGGCTGTCGGCGAACCCCCATGCGCTCGCTATCGGGCTGGCCTGGGATATGCAGGAAGTCGCGAACCTGCCGAACGAACCGCACGACCGCCCGTTGGCGGCGATAGTGACCCCGACCCGCGTGATAGGACCCTTCGCATGA
- a CDS encoding DUF2842 domain-containing protein: MRTEPTLRIPLGILALLAALAAYTLVIARYAPDLIGDWPTLAQALVYLVLGIVWLLPLRRFILWMETGRWG, encoded by the coding sequence ATGAGAACAGAGCCCACCTTGCGGATTCCGCTCGGCATACTCGCGCTGCTCGCGGCGCTGGCGGCCTATACCCTCGTCATCGCACGCTATGCGCCGGACCTGATCGGCGACTGGCCGACGCTGGCGCAGGCGCTGGTCTATCTCGTACTCGGGATCGTCTGGCTGCTGCCGCTGCGGCGCTTCATCCTCTGGATGGAGACCGGCCGCTGGGGCTGA
- the zapA gene encoding cell division protein ZapA → MSEVALQIGGRTYRVACAAGEEDRVTRLGATINDKLVSMGNPTGPDAQNLLFAALLLADEVQESRDATAGADEAVAAARRDADTALGQRDQLKATIASLEAELARLQSAAQSSAQEMEGVLSRQTELTEAIADHEAEAARLRAEIADLRSAPPPASGPSSEGSADLAALAPALERFAEMLEECADKLESRAASA, encoded by the coding sequence GTGAGCGAAGTCGCTCTCCAGATCGGCGGGCGGACGTACCGCGTGGCCTGTGCGGCCGGCGAGGAAGATCGGGTGACGCGGCTTGGTGCCACGATCAACGACAAGCTCGTGTCGATGGGCAACCCTACGGGTCCCGACGCGCAGAACCTGCTCTTTGCGGCCCTCCTGCTGGCCGACGAGGTCCAGGAGAGCCGCGATGCGACCGCCGGCGCGGACGAGGCAGTCGCGGCAGCCAGGCGCGACGCGGACACGGCGCTCGGCCAGCGCGACCAACTGAAAGCGACGATCGCCAGCCTCGAGGCCGAGCTGGCACGCCTGCAAAGCGCCGCGCAGTCATCCGCGCAGGAAATGGAAGGCGTCTTGTCGCGCCAGACCGAACTGACCGAGGCGATCGCCGATCACGAGGCGGAAGCTGCTAGGCTGCGCGCGGAGATCGCCGACCTCAGGTCCGCTCCGCCCCCTGCCAGTGGGCCGTCATCGGAGGGGAGCGCCGACCTGGCTGCATTGGCCCCGGCGCTCGAACGGTTCGCCGAAATGCTCGAGGAATGCGCCGACAAGCTTGAGAGCCGGGCCGCGAGCGCCTAG
- the thyA gene encoding thymidylate synthase, with amino-acid sequence MLAAPQHPEIQYLDLMRRIWTEGSERIDRTGIGTRSVFGTTLRFDLAGGAMPLITTKRVYWKTATRELLWFLTGETNIRPLVLQGVGIWNEWPHARYVRETGDDIPLDSFVERIRDDEAFAANWGDLGPVYGKQWVDWPTYRYRPDGLYEAGEGVNQVAQVVESLRNNPGSRRHIIEGWNVAELDRMALPPCHKTYQFHVADGRLNGLLYQRSCDVALGLPFNLWSAALLQRMLAQQADLEPGEFVWMGGDVHLYLNHAELIEEQLQREPQGHPKLEILRRPPTIFDYSIDDFSVADYTPHGALKAPVAV; translated from the coding sequence ATGCTCGCCGCCCCACAGCACCCGGAAATCCAGTACCTCGACCTGATGCGGCGCATCTGGACCGAAGGGTCCGAGCGGATCGACCGGACTGGAATCGGCACCCGATCGGTATTCGGGACGACGCTGCGCTTCGATCTTGCGGGCGGAGCGATGCCGCTGATCACGACAAAGCGGGTCTACTGGAAAACCGCGACGCGCGAGCTGCTGTGGTTCCTGACCGGCGAAACCAATATCCGCCCGCTGGTGCTGCAGGGGGTCGGCATCTGGAACGAGTGGCCGCACGCCAGGTACGTCCGCGAAACCGGTGACGACATCCCGCTCGATTCGTTCGTCGAGCGGATTCGTGACGACGAGGCGTTTGCGGCCAACTGGGGCGACCTGGGCCCTGTCTATGGCAAGCAGTGGGTCGACTGGCCGACATATCGCTACCGGCCCGACGGGCTCTACGAAGCGGGCGAGGGCGTGAACCAGGTTGCGCAGGTCGTCGAATCGTTGCGCAACAACCCCGGCAGCCGGCGGCACATCATCGAAGGCTGGAACGTCGCAGAGCTCGACCGGATGGCGCTGCCGCCGTGTCACAAGACCTACCAGTTTCACGTCGCGGACGGGCGGCTTAATGGCCTGCTCTATCAGCGGAGCTGCGATGTCGCGCTGGGCTTGCCCTTCAACCTGTGGTCGGCGGCGCTGCTCCAGCGGATGCTCGCGCAGCAGGCCGACCTCGAACCAGGCGAGTTCGTGTGGATGGGCGGCGACGTGCACCTCTATCTCAACCACGCCGAGCTCATCGAGGAACAGCTCCAGCGGGAACCGCAGGGCCATCCGAAGCTTGAGATTCTGCGGCGCCCCCCGACGATCTTCGACTATTCGATCGATGATTTTTCGGTGGCGGACTACACGCCGCACGGAGCGCTGAAGGCCCCGGTCGCGGTTTGA
- the tkt gene encoding transketolase, producing MTLNPARLAPMANAIRALSMDAVQAANSGHPGMPMGMADVATVLFSKYLKFDPKAPDWPDRDRFVLSAGHGSMLIYSLLYLTGYERPTIQDIANFRQIGSPCAGHPENFLLDGVECTTGPLGQGLAMAVGMAIAERHLNAAHGADVVDHDTWVVAGDGCLMEGVNHEAIGLAGHLGLGRLKVLWDSNRITIDGSTDLSTCEDIPARYRASGWHVLACDGHDFADIDRALGEAAALTDKPVLVECRTVIGKGAPNKQGTSGVHGAALGADEVAAARAELGWSAAPFEVPAEILSDWRETGQRGAKARAEWEQRTSGKDLGVVPVPEGALDDYIAGLLAEPKKVATRKASEMALEVLTAAIPSMIGGSADLTGSNNTKTKATLPLTAQDYSGRYLYYGIREFGMACAMNGMALHGGVIPYGGTFLIFSDYCRNAVRLSALQQTRAIYVFTHDSIGLGEDGPTHQPVEQLMSLRLVPNLNVFRPCDTIETAECWALALADTDTPSVLALSRQNLPQLRTEGGNLSAKGAYRLRAAKADRKVILIATGSEVEVAVATADALEADGIGADVISMPCMELFEAQHQSYKDDLLPNVPPEQLLRVSIEAGSTMGWERYTMANGLQIGLDRFGASAPAEDLFAKFGFTAEAIVPKIKARLGI from the coding sequence ATGACGCTGAACCCCGCCCGCCTGGCGCCGATGGCCAACGCCATTCGCGCGCTCTCGATGGACGCGGTGCAGGCGGCCAATTCCGGCCATCCGGGGATGCCGATGGGCATGGCCGACGTCGCGACGGTCCTGTTCTCGAAGTATCTCAAGTTCGATCCGAAAGCGCCCGACTGGCCCGACCGCGACCGCTTCGTGCTGTCCGCCGGACACGGCTCAATGCTGATCTACAGCCTGCTGTACCTGACCGGATACGAGCGGCCGACGATCCAGGACATTGCCAATTTCCGCCAGATCGGCAGCCCCTGCGCCGGGCATCCCGAGAATTTCCTGCTCGATGGCGTCGAGTGCACCACCGGGCCGCTGGGGCAGGGCCTTGCGATGGCGGTCGGCATGGCGATTGCGGAGCGTCACCTCAACGCCGCGCATGGCGCCGATGTCGTCGATCACGATACCTGGGTGGTCGCCGGCGACGGTTGCCTGATGGAAGGCGTCAATCACGAGGCCATCGGGCTTGCCGGCCATCTCGGCCTCGGCCGCCTCAAAGTACTGTGGGATTCGAACAGGATCACCATCGACGGATCGACCGACCTGTCGACCTGCGAGGACATTCCCGCGCGCTATCGCGCGTCGGGCTGGCATGTCCTCGCCTGCGACGGCCACGACTTTGCCGATATCGACCGCGCCTTGGGCGAAGCGGCCGCGCTGACCGACAAGCCGGTGCTGGTCGAATGCCGCACGGTGATCGGCAAGGGCGCACCGAACAAGCAGGGCACCAGCGGCGTTCACGGCGCGGCACTGGGCGCGGACGAGGTGGCGGCAGCGCGCGCGGAACTGGGCTGGAGCGCTGCTCCGTTCGAGGTACCGGCTGAGATTCTCTCCGACTGGCGTGAGACCGGCCAGCGCGGCGCCAAGGCCCGGGCAGAGTGGGAGCAGCGGACGTCGGGCAAAGACCTCGGCGTCGTTCCGGTGCCCGAAGGTGCGCTCGACGATTACATCGCCGGCCTCCTTGCCGAGCCGAAGAAGGTCGCGACGCGCAAGGCGAGCGAAATGGCGCTCGAGGTGCTGACAGCGGCCATTCCGTCGATGATCGGCGGTTCGGCCGACCTCACCGGCTCGAATAACACCAAGACCAAAGCGACCCTGCCGCTGACCGCACAGGACTACTCGGGGCGCTACCTCTATTACGGCATCCGCGAGTTCGGAATGGCCTGCGCCATGAACGGCATGGCGCTGCATGGCGGGGTGATCCCCTACGGTGGCACCTTCCTGATCTTCAGCGACTATTGCCGCAACGCGGTGCGCCTCAGCGCGCTGCAGCAGACCCGCGCGATCTACGTGTTCACTCACGACAGCATCGGCCTCGGCGAAGATGGCCCGACGCACCAGCCTGTCGAACAGTTGATGAGCCTGCGCCTGGTCCCCAACCTCAACGTCTTCCGGCCGTGCGATACGATCGAGACCGCGGAGTGCTGGGCGCTGGCGCTTGCCGATACCGATACCCCGAGCGTGCTTGCCCTGAGCCGCCAGAACCTGCCGCAGCTGCGCACCGAGGGCGGCAACCTCTCGGCGAAGGGCGCCTATCGCCTGCGCGCCGCGAAAGCGGACCGCAAGGTCATCCTGATCGCGACCGGTTCCGAGGTCGAAGTAGCGGTCGCCACCGCCGATGCTCTTGAAGCCGACGGGATCGGTGCGGACGTGATTTCAATGCCTTGCATGGAACTGTTCGAAGCGCAGCACCAGTCCTACAAGGACGACCTTCTGCCCAACGTGCCGCCCGAGCAGCTGCTCCGCGTCTCGATCGAGGCAGGCAGTACGATGGGGTGGGAACGCTACACGATGGCAAACGGCCTGCAGATCGGCCTCGACCGTTTCGGCGCTTCCGCGCCGGCGGAAGATCTGTTCGCGAAGTTTGGCTTCACTGCCGAAGCCATCGTACCAAAAATCAAAGCCAGACTGGGCATTTAG
- the gap gene encoding type I glyceraldehyde-3-phosphate dehydrogenase, whose amino-acid sequence MATKVAINGFGRIGRLVARAILERSDHDLELVSINDLSDTASNALLFGFDSTHGRFPGKVETDGNDLVVDGRHIKVTAEKDPGNLPHAANGIDLVMECTGFFQSDEAARPHLSAGARRVLISAPATGVSKTIVYGVNHDTLTADDDIISNASCTTNCLAPVAKVLNDTMGIERGFMTTIHSYTNDQRMLDQIHKDLRRARGGAQNMIPTTTGAARAVGLVLPELKGKLDGSSVRVPTPNVSMVDLVFVPGRDTSAEEINAALKAAAEGSMKGVLDYTDQPLVSSDFNHYPASSTVDSLETAVLESKLARVVSWYDNEWGFSNRMIDTAGVMARLL is encoded by the coding sequence ATGGCGACCAAGGTTGCGATCAACGGTTTCGGGCGCATCGGGCGGCTCGTGGCGCGGGCCATTCTCGAGCGGTCCGACCACGACCTTGAGCTGGTCAGCATCAACGATCTGTCGGATACCGCCTCGAACGCGTTGCTGTTCGGGTTCGACAGCACCCACGGGCGCTTCCCCGGCAAGGTGGAAACCGACGGCAACGACCTGGTCGTCGACGGCAGGCACATCAAGGTGACCGCCGAGAAGGACCCGGGTAACCTGCCGCACGCCGCCAATGGCATCGACCTCGTCATGGAATGCACCGGCTTCTTCCAGTCGGACGAAGCCGCGCGGCCGCACCTTTCCGCGGGTGCCAGGCGTGTGCTGATCTCGGCACCGGCAACAGGCGTCAGCAAGACGATCGTCTACGGCGTCAACCACGACACGCTGACCGCCGACGACGACATCATCTCGAACGCGAGCTGCACGACCAACTGCCTCGCCCCCGTGGCCAAGGTGCTCAACGACACGATGGGCATCGAGCGCGGTTTCATGACCACGATCCACAGCTACACCAACGACCAGCGCATGCTCGACCAGATCCACAAGGACCTGCGCCGCGCACGCGGCGGGGCGCAGAACATGATCCCGACGACCACCGGCGCCGCGCGAGCAGTCGGCCTCGTTCTCCCCGAGCTCAAGGGCAAGCTCGACGGCAGCTCGGTCCGCGTGCCGACCCCCAACGTGTCGATGGTCGATCTCGTCTTCGTGCCGGGCCGCGACACCTCCGCCGAAGAAATCAACGCGGCCCTGAAGGCAGCGGCCGAAGGTTCGATGAAGGGTGTGCTCGACTATACCGATCAGCCGCTGGTTTCGAGTGATTTCAATCACTACCCGGCCAGTTCTACCGTCGATTCATTGGAAACCGCTGTTCTCGAATCCAAGCTCGCCCGGGTGGTCAGCTGGTACGACAACGAGTGGGGCTTCTCTAACCGAATGATCGACACCGCCGGGGTGATGGCGCGGTTGCTCTGA
- a CDS encoding dihydrolipoamide acetyltransferase family protein, whose translation MARFTFNLPDIGEGIAEAEIVAMHVKPGDKVEEDQQIADMMTDKATVEMESPVSGTVVEVAGEAGDVIAIGSMLVVIETEGGAVDSAPAPEPVSEAPAPKAAKVETRIEVETPDASDADDAIEAAPKAAPPPPPEPKPAPAPKPAPAPVAKSSPAKVLATPAVRERARALGIDLSEVRPGEEGRIRHADLDAFIAYGAPTGHTPAGITRADETVKVIGLRRRIAENMAAAKRHIPHFTYVEECDVTELERLREQLNAARGDKPKLTMLPLLIAAICKTIPQFPMINARYDDEANVITRHGAVHLGMATQTDGGLMVPVIRDAEAKNLWQLATEIRRLAEAARDGSAKSNELSGSTLTITSLGPLGGVATTPVINRPEVAIIGPNRIVERPMFVPDGMGGERVEKRKLMNISISCDHRVVDGYDAASFIQEVRKLIETPALLLVN comes from the coding sequence ATGGCCCGTTTCACGTTCAATCTCCCCGACATCGGCGAAGGCATCGCCGAGGCCGAAATCGTCGCCATGCACGTCAAGCCGGGCGACAAGGTCGAGGAAGACCAGCAGATCGCCGACATGATGACCGACAAGGCGACGGTCGAGATGGAAAGCCCGGTCTCGGGCACCGTGGTCGAAGTCGCAGGCGAGGCGGGCGACGTGATCGCCATCGGCTCCATGCTCGTGGTGATCGAGACCGAGGGCGGTGCAGTCGATAGCGCGCCCGCGCCGGAACCGGTTTCGGAGGCGCCTGCGCCCAAGGCCGCGAAGGTCGAGACCCGGATAGAGGTCGAAACGCCTGATGCATCGGATGCAGACGATGCCATCGAGGCCGCTCCGAAAGCCGCTCCGCCGCCACCGCCCGAGCCGAAACCCGCTCCTGCTCCCAAGCCTGCTCCGGCGCCGGTAGCGAAGTCGTCGCCCGCGAAGGTCCTCGCCACCCCCGCCGTACGCGAGCGCGCCAGGGCGCTCGGCATCGATCTGTCCGAAGTCCGCCCGGGCGAGGAGGGCCGCATCCGTCACGCCGACCTCGACGCATTCATCGCCTATGGCGCCCCGACCGGCCATACTCCCGCGGGAATTACCCGCGCCGACGAGACGGTGAAGGTCATCGGCCTGCGCCGCCGGATCGCCGAGAACATGGCGGCGGCCAAGCGCCACATCCCGCATTTTACGTATGTCGAGGAATGCGACGTCACCGAGCTCGAGCGCCTGCGCGAACAGCTCAACGCGGCGCGCGGCGACAAGCCGAAACTCACCATGCTGCCGCTGCTGATCGCTGCGATTTGCAAGACGATCCCGCAGTTCCCGATGATCAACGCGCGCTACGACGACGAGGCGAACGTGATAACGCGCCACGGCGCGGTCCATCTCGGCATGGCGACCCAGACGGACGGCGGCCTGATGGTCCCGGTAATCCGCGATGCGGAAGCGAAGAACCTGTGGCAACTCGCGACCGAGATCCGGCGCCTGGCAGAGGCCGCACGCGACGGATCGGCGAAGTCGAACGAACTCAGCGGCTCGACCCTTACCATCACGTCGCTCGGTCCGCTGGGCGGGGTGGCGACAACCCCGGTGATCAACCGCCCCGAGGTCGCGATCATCGGCCCCAACCGGATCGTCGAACGGCCGATGTTCGTCCCCGACGGCATGGGCGGCGAGCGGGTGGAAAAGCGCAAGCTGATGAACATATCGATCAGCTGCGACCACCGCGTGGTCGACGGCTACGATGCCGCGAGCTTCATCCAGGAAGTCCGCAAGCTGATCGAGACGCCGGCGCTGCTGCTCGTCAACTGA
- a CDS encoding energy transducer TonB: MYVSQPPRAVSAASSALLTAGILAVLIFGFGPARTAEAVPALLSVEFADPPPPKPKQKAAERKTDRKAAPKDEAGRRNLKNEATAIVAPPVVPLIVPPPVVTAPVAATGSAPQTGAAPLPGPGQGAGTRGDGLGGGGLGGDGDGTGDGMAVKGPRRISGRMAFADLPEGVLALGEEASVRVIYTVEADGRVTQCRSDRPSGYPAIDSLTCRLIEQRFRFRPAVDRRGRPVASQVRETHSWYARDS, from the coding sequence ATGTACGTCTCGCAGCCTCCGCGTGCAGTATCGGCGGCGTCATCCGCGCTTCTCACCGCGGGCATCCTCGCAGTGCTGATCTTCGGTTTCGGGCCGGCGCGGACGGCGGAGGCGGTGCCGGCCTTGCTGTCGGTCGAATTCGCCGACCCGCCGCCTCCCAAGCCCAAACAGAAGGCCGCCGAACGCAAGACGGATCGCAAGGCCGCGCCGAAAGACGAGGCGGGCAGGCGCAACCTGAAGAACGAGGCGACCGCGATCGTCGCGCCTCCGGTGGTGCCGCTTATCGTGCCGCCGCCGGTCGTCACCGCACCTGTCGCCGCCACCGGAAGCGCCCCACAGACCGGAGCTGCGCCGCTGCCGGGACCGGGTCAGGGTGCGGGAACGCGAGGCGACGGACTTGGGGGAGGCGGCCTAGGCGGCGACGGTGACGGTACCGGCGACGGCATGGCGGTGAAGGGGCCGAGGCGCATCTCTGGACGCATGGCCTTTGCAGACCTGCCGGAAGGCGTGCTCGCGCTAGGCGAGGAAGCCTCGGTGAGGGTGATCTACACCGTCGAGGCCGACGGACGCGTCACGCAATGCCGGTCCGATCGTCCAAGCGGGTATCCGGCGATCGACAGCCTCACCTGCCGCCTGATCGAACAGCGCTTTCGCTTTCGCCCCGCGGTCGACCGGCGCGGACGGCCGGTGGCCTCGCAGGTCCGCGAAACCCACAGCTGGTATGCGCGCGATAGCTAG